Genomic DNA from Sphingomonas hankookensis:
CGACCGTGCCGATCGCGTCGGATTCGACCAGCGTGATCGCCACGTCCTTCGGACCCAGCAGGCTGGAGAGCGCCGCCGCCGTCATCCAGCCGGCCGATCCGCCGCCGACGATCACGATCCGGCGCAACAGGGGTGCGTTCACGATGCCGCCTTTCGCAGATATTGCTCCAATTGGGCGCGATAGACGCGCGCGGGCGGCAGCGTCGCCACCCCCTGTTCGATGGTGCGCGCCATCTTCGACAGGAACGGCGTGACCTGCGCCCTCTCCGCCCGGTCGGCCAGCGGATCGTATCGCGCCGGCCGCCGCCCCATGCCCATGTGCAGGATCAGCCAGTCCTCCGGGTGGAAGGGTTCGAGGTCATAGGCGACCAGCACCCCGCGCCGTTCGAACATGGTCAGCTTGCGCTCGAGCCTTTCGGGCACCGCCTCCGCACGGGCCGCCTGCCAATAGGGTCCGTCCGGCAATCCACCAGCCTGGAACATCGCCTGCTGGAACAGCGCGGCATGGTCGTAATCCTCGGCGAAACGGCGGTTATATTCGGCCGCCTCGACCGCCATCCCGCCGGTGACCGGGATCAATGCCAGCAGTCGTTCGATGTCCCGCTCCAGCAACAGCATCGGCGCGGGGGTCAGCGGCTCGACCACGCCGGCTGCCTGACCGACGCCCACGCAATTGCCGGCCCAGGCCAGCGAACGACGTCCCAGGGTCGCCTTTGTCCCCGCGACCTCGCCCACCGCACCGACGACGGTCCGCCGCGTGCGGCCTTTCAACGGCGTATCGCTTTCCCAGCCCGACGACGTCACCCGGACCGTTCGGAGCGGTGCCTGATCATCGGCGGGCAAGTCGCTGGTAGCGATCGCTATCGCCCGGCCCGATGGACGATCGCCCGCCAACGCCGCCAACAGCTGCGCCTCCGGCCCCGATGCGTCGACATAGAGATCGGCGATCACGACACGCCCATCGTCCATCGTCACGCCGGCGATGCGCCCGTCCGCCGCCTCGACCGAAGCAACCGCGCCACCGATCCGCTCGACCCGGTCGGGCACGTCGAACAGGCGCGCATAGTCTTGCGCATCGAACTGATAGCCATATTCGGCGCGCGACAGCGGATGCGGCGCCCCGTTCGCGCCCGCGCGTGGCGGGTGGACGAACACGCCGCGGCGCGCGGCCTGCAATCCGGCCACGAACGGATCGATGCTGTCCGCACCGGCCGATGCCAGATAATGATGGAACTGCACGCCGTCGATCACCGGAAAGGGCAAGGCGAACGACTGCATCCACGACCGCCCTGCCCCCCAGTCGGCATAGCGCGTACCCCAGGAGAACGCCGTCGTGCTGTCCAGCGTCAGCCGCCGTTCGTCCAACCCGGCGGTCAGGTTGAACGCATAGGCCGATGGCCCGGTGACATTGCCATAGAACAGGTCGCTGCCCCGCTGGTCGCCGGCCCGCGCCCACAGGATCGCGATTGATGGCGGCAAGTGCCGCGCCAACGCGGCCAGCGCCATGCGCGCGGAAAGCCCGTCACCGCAAAGTAAGATCCGATGGACCGTCATGCGGCGAGGCCGGCGGCCGCCGGCGAACGGCGGATATAGTCGGCATGGTCCGGCGTCGCCTGCACCGCGCCGGCGACCTCCGCCCGCAACGCTGCCGCCTGTGCCGCCAGTGCGTCCGGCGCAATCATCTCGACGCGCGGGTCGTAGGCGCCCGGCATCAGCCGCTGCCCGAGCATCACCGCAACCCAGCTGGGCGGCAGGAACAGCCCGAACTGATAGGGCACGACATAACCGCGCGTGCGCCACGTATCGATCTTGTGCGCCAGGCTGTCGGGCAGCGTCAGCGCGCGGAAATGCCGCCACATCGGACTGTCGTCCCGTTCCGTCGCGACATAATGCAGCAGCAGGAAATCGCGCACCCGTTCGAAATGCAGCGCCATGCGGCGGTTATATTCGTCAATGTCCTCCGCCGCGAAGTCGCGGTCCGGAAACAGCGCCAGCAATTCGGTGATCCCGTCCTGAATCAGATGGATCGAGGTCGATTCGAGCGGTTCGAGGAACCCGCTGGCCAGCCCGATCGCGACGACGTTGCGCTTCCAGAAATCGCGCCGCCGCCCGGTAGTGAAGCGCAACCGGCGCGGGTTCGCCTGCATCGGCGCATCGAGATGGTCGACCAGCTGCCGCTCGGCCTCGTCGTCCGAGATGAAATCGCTGCAATAGACATGGCCGTTGCCGACGCGGTGCTGCAGCGGGATACGCCACTGCCACCCCGCCGTCCGCGCCGTCGCGCGCGTATAGGGGCCGAGCGGCCCGCGACTCTCGGTCGGCACCGCGACCGCGCGGTCGCATGGCAGCCACCGGCTCCAGTCGTCATAGCCCGACTGCAACGCCCCCTCGATCAGCAGCCCGCGAAAGCCCGAACAGTCGATGGACAGCTCGGCGCCGATCGTCCGGCCATCGGCCAGCGTCACGTCGCGGACGAAGCCCCCCTCGCCATCCAGCGCGACGTCGACCACCTTGCCCTCGATCCGCTCGACGCCGCGCGTCTCGGCATAGCGGCGCAGGAATGCGGCATAGAGCGACGCGTCGAACTGATAGGCATAGCCGAAGCTCGATTCGACCCGGCCCGGCTCGCTGGCGGGATGGCGGAACCGGTTCTGTTCGGCCGCGATCACCGGATAGGAATAGTCGTCCAGCCGACCGGCATCGCCCATTGCCCTGAGCCGCAGCCATTGGTGGTAGAAGGGGATGCCATCCTCTTCCGGCCCGTAATTGCCGAAGGGGTGGATATAGCGGTCGCCGATTCGGCCCCAGTCGCAGAATTCGATGCCCAGCTTGTAGGTCGCCTCGGTCGCCCGCATCAGCTCGGGCTCGGCGATCCCCAGCGTCGCGTTGAACGCGCGGATATGCGGCAGCGTCGCTTCACCGACGCCGACCGTGCCGATCTCCTCCGATTCGATCAGGCGGACCCTCACGCCCAAACCGGCGAGCCTGTTCGCAAGCGCAGCGGCGGTCATCCATCCCGCCGTACCCCCGCCGACGATGCACGCCGAGGTAACCCGCCGGTCGGTCATGCCGCTTCTACCCGGACAATTTCTTTCCTCACCTTACGGCACTCCCCCTGCCCGTCTTAGCAATACGCAAGACTTTTAACAGTCTTCGCGCAGCTTCGCCGCATCGCAGCAATGGTAACGGCTGAAATTACTTCCTTCTCAACAGGAAAGCGCGATTTCGTACCCAATTGTCAACGTGGCCAGGAAAAATGTTACCGCTATCTTGTCCGACTAAAAACGATCCGGTATGCGATTCGTCGTAGCCGGAACCATGCGGGCCAAGTCGTATCGACATACGGCATGAGACCCGATCTGACCGGCCACAGGGGAAACCGGGGCGGCCGTAACAACGGGCGACCTTTGGGAGGGGATAGAGCAATGAACGCACAGCGATTCCGCATTCGATCCGGCTCGGCCAAGTGCCTGCTGATGGCGACATCGGCACTCACCTTGGCATTGATGCCGTCGATCGCCTCGGCGCAGGACGCCGCCACCGATCCGGAAGGGGAACCGACGGTCACGTCGCAGGGACCGCAGACCACCACCAGCGATACTGAAATCGTCGTCACCGGCATCCGCGCCGCACTGGAATCGGCCAAGGAGATCAAGCGGAAGTCGTCGACCTTCGTCGATTCGATCACCGCATCGGACATCGCGACCCTGCCCGACCTGTCGGTCGCCGAAGCGATCGGCCGTATTCCGGGCGTCACCATCTCGCGCTTCCCGCAGGGCGGCGCCAGCCCCGATTTTCCGTCGCCCGAAGGACGCGGCAACCTGGTCCGTGGCCTGGGCTTCGTCCGGTCGGAATTCAACGGACGCGACGCATTCAGCGCCAATGGCGGCCGCAGCCTCGACTTTTCCAGCATCCCGCCCGAACTGGTCGGCGGCGTCGACGTCTACAAGAACCAGAGCGCCGACCTGATCGAAGGCGGCATCGGCGGGTCGATCAACCTGCGCACGCTCGAACCGTTCGACAGCAAGAAGGATCTGTTCGTCGTCGCGGTCGACGGCACCTATTCCGACCTGCGCAAGAAATGGTCGCCACAAGCCAGCATCACCGCCGGCAAGCGGTGGAATACCGGCATCGGCGAATTCGGCATCCTCGGCTCCTATTCGCGCTCGCGGCTCGATTCGCGCATCCATGGCTGGCAGCAGAACGCGCCGATGCCGCGCGTGCTGAACGCCGCCGGACAGGTGCCGGAAACGACCTTCACCGGCGCGAACAAGGTGAACGAGTTCGCCGGCGTCGATCCGTCGCAGATCGTCGGCATCACGCCGGGCTTCCAGCTGCGCACCAACGATGTCGATCGCGAACGCATCAGCTATTATCTCGCGGCGCAGTGGCGCAACGACAATGTCCAGCTGACCGGCAAGTACATTCGCGCCGAAAACAAGATCAACAGCATCGAACGCACCTTCGAATGGTTCCCCGAACATGACACCGGCACCACTGCGGGCGTGTCGGACATCGTGCTCGACAAGAATTGGAGCACGGCCGGCACCTCGATGTGCAGCGGCCCCGGCGGCTTTCCGTCCAACCCGGGCGACTGCGAACGGCTGATCCCGATCCGCGGCGGCCTGATGGAATCGGGCTATGTCACCAACAATGCCGACAGCTGGACCGGCGCACGCGGTTCAGCGGTCGGATCGCTGGGCATCGGCAAGATCGAGGAAGCGACCACCGAGGATTTCAGCCTCAACCTGAAATGGAACGCAACCGACCGCCTCTTCATCACCCTCGACGGCCAGTACACCAAGGCTGACGCCCGCCAGCGGTCGATCTGGGGCGGCATGAATACCTATCTGAACTGGAAGATCCGGCACGACCTCGACAATCCGTCGATCGAATTCCTGATCGACCCGCAGCACCGCTTCAATCCCAACCAGACGCGCTTCACCGGCGACCGTGACGCGACGGCGACCACGCCGGGCGTCTACATCCCGACGCCGACCAGCACCGCCGATTTCAACGGATCATCGTGGCAGTTCGCCGCCGACCAGTTCCAGGTCGGCACCGGCGAGCTGAAGGCCTTCCGGGGCGACCTCGCCTATGACGTCTCGGGCGGCGAAGGCCTGGCCAGCTGGTTCGACAGCGTGAAGTTCGGTGCGCGCTGGTCGGAGCGCAGCCAGATCAACCAGGAAATGGCGCTCAACTGGGGCTCGATCGCACCGGCATGGGACGGGCGCGGCGGCTTCGCGGTCGCCGGCACCTTCCAGAACCCGTCACAGGGCTTCGAAGCGGTGAATTTTGCCGATTTCTTCCGCGGTGGCGTGGTGCAGGGCGCGAACAATGCGTTCGTGTTCGTGAACCAGGACCTGCTGTCGAGCTATGCGAACTTCCGCAACTATCTGAACACCGAACCGCAGCTCGCGAACGGCAATTACGGCTGGGTGCCGCGCGGCACGTCGGACGGCAGCCGCTTCGGCAGCCCGATCTTCCGCCCGTCGGACATTTCGGACATCACCGAAAAGACCCGCAACGCCTATGTCCGCGTCGACTTCAAGCATGAATTCGACAACGGCATGTCGGTCGACGGCAATGTCGGCGTCCGCTACGTCCGCACCGATCTGGATTCGTCGGGCTTCCAGGCGTTCCGTCCGTTCGTCGACGACATCCAGACGCCGGCGGTGGCGAACGGCGTACGCACCCGCACCGACGATGCGGAAAGCCGCGACGATATTCGCGACTTCTCGCCGCAGACCGTTGCCTATGCCGCGCAGCAGGCGATCGCCCGGACGTTGAAGCTGAAGGACGAGCATTGGCTGCCGTCGTTCAACATCAAATGGAACCTCAACCGCGAAATGCTGATCCGCGGTGCGTTCAGCAAAGGATTGAGCCGCCCGAACGTGCAGGACCTGCGTGCCGCACAGGAATATGTCGTCACGATCAACCGCCTGAACTTCCCGCAGATCACCGACCGCAACGACCCGCTGTTCGGCATCGATCGTGGTGCGCAGAACATCACTCCCGGCGAAATACGGGTGAGCGGCGGCAACCCGTTCCTGAAGCCTACCACCGCCGACAGCTTCGACCTGTCGTACGAATGGTATTTCAAGGGCGGCTATCTCTCGGTCGCCGGTTTCTACAAGGACCTGCGCAACATCATCAACAATGGCAGCCTGCCGCTGGGCGTGCTCGGCGGCGGCGGCGACCAGCAGGTCGGGTCGGTGACGCTCGACGGACGGCAGGTGCCGATCATTTACAACGGTGCGGTGAACCAGGCGAAAGCCAAGGTGAAGGGCATCGAGATCGGCTATCAGCAGTTCTTCGACTTCCTGCCCGGACCGCTCAAGCATCTGGGCTTCCAGGGGAACTACACCTTCATCGATGCCAAGACCACGCCGCCGCAGAACGGCGTCGACAGCGATGGCGACGGTGTGCCGGACGACGTGATCACCGTGTTCCGCTGGGGTGTCGACGACCTGCTCGGCCAGTCGAAGCATATCGCCAACGCGGTCGCGATCTATCAGGACAAGGTGGTCGAGGCCCGACTCGCCTATAACTGGCGCTCGGAATATCTGACCACCTATCGCGACTATGTGACCGGCAACCCGATCTACAATTCGGCGGCCGGATTCCTCGACGCGTCGCTGAAGTTCAACATCGGCAACCTGCAGCTACGCGGATCGATCGCCAACATCCTCGATACCAAGAGCAAGGCGCGGTCCTACATCGATGCCAGCGGCCAGCTGTACGATCGGTTCAGCTTCCTGAACGATCGCCGCATCGTGGTCGGCTTGCTGTTCCGCATCTAACCCCTGGAGCGGAACAACTTGGGGAGGTGCCAGTGGCCCCTCCCCGTTTCTTTGGTGGACACGGTCCGTGTCGCCATAAGCCATCGTCACTCCCGCGAAGGCGGGAGTCCATACACGCCGAAGTAGCGCCTCCGGCATTGTCGTCAGCGGCTATGGATTCCCGCCTTCGCGGGAATGACGATATAGCTGCCCCCTACTCATCCAACCCGCTGAATCCGCCGCCGGCATAGTCGCTAAACTTGGTGATCTGCGGTTCGAACTTCAGCGTGACCTTGCCGGTGGCACCGTGACGCTGCTTGGCGATGATCAGCTCAGCCAGGCCATAGACCCGTTCCATGTCCATTGCCCATTTGGCGTGATCCTCGAAAATCTTCGCATCGTCGCCGTCGCGCGGCCGCTTCGGCTCCTTCGCCGCGACATAATAATCCTCGCGGTACACGAACCACACCATGTCGGCGTCCTGCTCGATCGAGCCGGATTCGCGAAGGTCGGACAGCTGCGGCCGCTTGTCCTCGCGCTGTTCGACGGCACGCGACAGCTGCGACAGCGCCATCACCGGCACACCGATATCCTTGGCCAGCGTCTTCAATCCGCGCGAGATTTCGGAGATTTCCTGCACGCGATTGTCGCTGCCCTTGCCCGATCCCTGCAGCAGCTGGAGGTAATCGACGACCACCAGCCCCAGCTCGCCGTCCAGCTTGCGCTGCAACCGGCGGACGCGGGTGTGCAGGCCGGAAATGGAAAGGCCGGCGGTATCGTCGATATAGAGCGGCAGCTGCTCCAGATCGGCGGCGGCATTGGCAAGGCGAGTGAAATCCTCCTTGCGGATCTTGCCCATGCGCAGCGCTTCGGAACTGATCGCCGCCTGCTCCGCCATGATACGCGTCGCCAGCTGATCGGCGGACATTTCCAGCGAAAAGAACGCGACCTTCGCACCGACCGACTTGCCCTTTTCCATGCCCGCGCGCTGGTCGTCCATGTAACGCTGCGCCGCGTTGAAGGCGATGTTGGTCGCAAGCGACGTCTTGCCCATGCCGGGACGGCCGGCAAGGATGATGAGATCGCTATGGTGCATGCCGCCGATCCGGCCATTGACCGAATCGAGGCCGGTGGTGACGCCCGACAGGCCGCCGCCGCTGTTCATCGCGCGTTCGGCCATGCGCACCGCCATCGTCGTCGCCTGCGCGAACGACTTGACCGCATTGGCCGTGGTGCCCTCCGCCGCGACCTTGAACAGCGCTTCTTCCGCCGCTTCGATCTGCTTCTTCGGGTCGACCTCGGTCGAGGTGTCGGTGGCGTTTTCCACCAGCGTGCGGCCGACCGTAATGAGTGCGCGCAATTGGGCCAGATCGTAGATCTGCTGGGCGAACTGCCGCGCGCCGATCAGGCTGGCGTTGCTGCCGGTGATCTCGACCAGATATTGCGTACCGCCCCGCGCGGCGAGCAGCTCGTCGCCATCGAACATGGGCCTGAGCGTCACCGGACTGGCGATCATGCCGGTGCGGCGCACGTCGCGGATGCGTTCGAAGATGCGGGCATGCGCGGGGTCGTAGAAATGTTCGAGGTCCAGCCGCTCGACCATGTCGTCGGCAAGGCCGTTGTCGATCAGCATCGCGCCCAACAGCGCCGCCTCCGCATCGACGTTATGGGGCACGCGCGGGGGTTGCGGGGGAGTCCCCCCGCCGATGCTGTGAACAGTAGCCATCGCCCCTTCTCCCAGACCTCGGCGTTACGCTCAACCGCTTGACAGCGCATTTTGCGGTGGACGCCAGCAGATGAAGGGGCGACAGGAAGCCATGGCCGACCCGCGGATCATCGATGTCACCCTCGACGAGCGCACCATCCTGTGGCGCAGCGCCGATATCGAACAGGAACGCCGCATCGCGATCTTCGACCTGCTGGAGGCGAATCACTTCGCCCCGCAGCGCGAGACGCCCGACAATTATGCCGGCCCGTACCGCATAGCGCTGTCGGTGCCGGAGGGGCGGCTGGCGATCGATATTGCGCGTGAGGACGGCACGCTGATCGAAACGCTGGTGCTGGGCATGGCGCGCCTGCGCCGGCCGATCCGCGACTATTTCGCGATCTGCGACAGCTATTACAAAGCCATCCGCCAAGCGACCCCGCACGAGATCGAAACGATCGACATGGCCAGGCGTGGCATCCACAACGAGGCGGCAGAGGCGCTGCGCGAACGGCTGGACGGCAAGGTCGAGATCGACTTCGACACCGCCCGCCGCCTGTTCACGCTGATCTGCGTACTCCATATCAAGGGATGATGCGGAACCGGTTGATCCTCGGCGCGCTGGCGATGCTGGTGATTGCCGCCATGGTGACGTGGCGCTGGTCGCTCGGCTGGCATCCCGACGCCGCGCGCTTTCCGGTACAGGGCCTGACCGTGGCCGCCCACGACGGCACGGTGGACTGGGGCATGGTGCGCGCACGCGGCGCGGACTTCGCCTTCATTACCGCATCCAGCGGCACGACCCGCGATCCGGCGTTCGAAGGCAACTGGAACGGCGCACATGCCGTGGGCCTGCGCCACGGTGCGCTCCACGTCTTTTCGCTATGCGAACCGACCGCCGATCAGGTGACGGCCTATCTCACCACCGTGCCCCGCGCCGCCGATGCGCTGCCTGCTGCGCTCGCGCTCGATTTTACCGACGGCTGCGATGCCCGACCGACCCGCGCGCAGGTGCTCACCGCCATTCGCGGCTTTCTCGCCCCTGCCGAATATCATGACGGCCGCCCGATGGTGCTGCGCATCTCGCCCGCGTTCGAGGACGAGTATCGGGTGAGCGAGGCGATCGTCCGGCCGCTCTGGGCGACGGGACGTTTCCGCGAACCCGATTATCTGGCGCGGCCGTGGCGGATGTGGCAGGCGAACCCGGCGCGCACCATCGATGGCGTCGCCGAACCCGTTGCCTGGAGTGTAGCCGCCCCATGACCGACCCCGCCCAGTTGATCGCGGCGGCCCGCGCCGCCGCCGCCCATGCGCACGCCCCCTATTCGCGCTTCGCGGTCGGCGCCGCGCTGCTGATGGAGGACGGATCGATCGTCACCGGCGCGAATTTCGAAAATGCCAGCTACGGCCTGTCGCTCTGTGCGGAGACAGTGGCGATCGCCAGCGCATCGGCGGCGGGACGGTTGCGACAGATCGTCGCGATCGGCGTGATCGGCGGCGCGATGGATGCCGAAGGAATCCCCACCGGCACGACCCCGGTCAGCCCCTGCGGCCGCTGTCGTCAGGTCATCAACGAAGCCGCGCAGATGGGCGGCCGAGACCTGCCCGTCCATTGCGGCGCGGCGGAAGGTGACGCCATCCGCTCCTACCGCCTGTCGGAACTGCTGCCCGATGCGTTCGGGCCAGCCGATCTCGGGATCGGCTGACCCGGCGGATCAATCGGGCCGCTTCGCCGCATCGGCCGCCTGAATGAACTGCCAGACCGCCCCGGAGAAACCCGGATCGGCCTGCCCGTCCCATTCGGCGCGCGAGTCGTGCAATCGCTTCGCACCCGCCCACATCTCCGGTGTCGCGACCGATGCGAAGGGCGCCAGCAGCGCCTGCCATTCCGCCAGGAATGCCTGCGCTTCGCTGGACGCCGGATCGAGCGGTAGCGCAGCCTCGATCCGCTGACCCAGATCGGTCCATTGCGCTTGATAGGCTGCCTGATCGAAGTCGGCGGGCAGCGCCGCTTGGCGTTCGGCCCATTCGGCCTGTTCCGCATCGGTGAAATGGCGGTCGATCACCGCCCTCCATTGGGTCGTCGTCATGATGTTTCCCTTTCGGATCAGCGAGCAGAGCGTCGCGACGTCGATGCGCTCGCCGGCATCGATGCGGGACTGGATCGAGCGTAAGAAAAGGGCGGTGTCGGCCAGCGCCGCCCGCTGGGTCTCGACGACCGCCGCTTGCGCGGCGATCATCGGCCCGAGCCGTGCGTCTGGCCGATCGAGCATCCGCCCGATCGCCGCGAGGGTGAAGCCCGCGCGCTTGAGGGCGACGATCGCGTGCAGCCGCTCCAGCTCGCCCGTGCCGAAGACGCGCCGCCCACCGGCGGTCCGCAGCGGCCGGATCAGCCCGCGCGCTTCATAGAATCGCAGGGCCCGGCTGCTGAGACCGGTGGCGGCGGCAACGTCGGCGATGTCGAGCATGGTGGTCATGGCGGCACTCTACCGCTTGACGCAACGTCAAGCGCAAGCCCCGATGCGACGATGCCGCTTGCCCTGTCCCTGCGATCCGGCGATGGAGCGGCTAGCAGCAAAGGGGCAAGCAATGACGATCCTGTCGGACCACTGGATTCGCGAACAGGCGCTGGCGACGGGGATGATCGAACCCTTCGTCGAATCGCAGCGGCGCGAGGGCTGCATCAGCTATGGCCTGTCGTCCTATGGCTATGACGCGCGAGTGTCGGACGAGTTCAAGATCTTCACCAACGTCGATTCGGCGGTGGTCGACCCGAAGGACTTCGCCCAGAACAGCTTCGTCGATCGCAAGACCAACGTGTGCATCATCCCGCCCAACAGCTTCGCCCTCGCCCGCACGGTCGAATATTTCCGGGTTCCGCGCGACGTGCTGGTCATCTGCCTCGGCAAGTCGACCTATGCCCGCTGCGGCATCATCGTGAACGTGACCCCGCTGGAACCGGAATGGGAAGGCCATGTCACGCTGGAATTCTCCAACACGACGCCGCTCCCGGCGAAAATCTACGCCAATGAAGGCGCGTGCCAGTTCCTGTTCCTGAAGGGCGACCGGCCCTGCGGCACCAGCTATGCCGACCGCGCGGGCAAATATATGGGGCAGCGTGGCGTGACCCTGCCCCGGCTCTGACGATGATCGGGCGCAACTGGACCGGGCGCAGCGCCGTCGTGCGATCGGCGGCCTTGCTGCCGATCCTAGCGCTGCTCGCGCCGAAGCTGCCGCTGCCCTGGGCGTTCGGGATCGGGGCGACGCTGATCGCGTGGTTTGCGTTCGTCAGCGCCCGTGTGGCGATCAACGATCACCGCGCCGCGTCGGAAGCGCCGCCGTTCCGCCCGTTCCGCCGCTCGCGATAGG
This window encodes:
- a CDS encoding tryptophan halogenase family protein; the protein is MTDRRVTSACIVGGGTAGWMTAAALANRLAGLGVRVRLIESEEIGTVGVGEATLPHIRAFNATLGIAEPELMRATEATYKLGIEFCDWGRIGDRYIHPFGNYGPEEDGIPFYHQWLRLRAMGDAGRLDDYSYPVIAAEQNRFRHPASEPGRVESSFGYAYQFDASLYAAFLRRYAETRGVERIEGKVVDVALDGEGGFVRDVTLADGRTIGAELSIDCSGFRGLLIEGALQSGYDDWSRWLPCDRAVAVPTESRGPLGPYTRATARTAGWQWRIPLQHRVGNGHVYCSDFISDDEAERQLVDHLDAPMQANPRRLRFTTGRRRDFWKRNVVAIGLASGFLEPLESTSIHLIQDGITELLALFPDRDFAAEDIDEYNRRMALHFERVRDFLLLHYVATERDDSPMWRHFRALTLPDSLAHKIDTWRTRGYVVPYQFGLFLPPSWVAVMLGQRLMPGAYDPRVEMIAPDALAAQAAALRAEVAGAVQATPDHADYIRRSPAAAGLAA
- a CDS encoding replicative DNA helicase, which gives rise to MATVHSIGGGTPPQPPRVPHNVDAEAALLGAMLIDNGLADDMVERLDLEHFYDPAHARIFERIRDVRRTGMIASPVTLRPMFDGDELLAARGGTQYLVEITGSNASLIGARQFAQQIYDLAQLRALITVGRTLVENATDTSTEVDPKKQIEAAEEALFKVAAEGTTANAVKSFAQATTMAVRMAERAMNSGGGLSGVTTGLDSVNGRIGGMHHSDLIILAGRPGMGKTSLATNIAFNAAQRYMDDQRAGMEKGKSVGAKVAFFSLEMSADQLATRIMAEQAAISSEALRMGKIRKEDFTRLANAAADLEQLPLYIDDTAGLSISGLHTRVRRLQRKLDGELGLVVVDYLQLLQGSGKGSDNRVQEISEISRGLKTLAKDIGVPVMALSQLSRAVEQREDKRPQLSDLRESGSIEQDADMVWFVYREDYYVAAKEPKRPRDGDDAKIFEDHAKWAMDMERVYGLAELIIAKQRHGATGKVTLKFEPQITKFSDYAGGGFSGLDE
- a CDS encoding UPF0262 family protein → MADPRIIDVTLDERTILWRSADIEQERRIAIFDLLEANHFAPQRETPDNYAGPYRIALSVPEGRLAIDIAREDGTLIETLVLGMARLRRPIRDYFAICDSYYKAIRQATPHEIETIDMARRGIHNEAAEALRERLDGKVEIDFDTARRLFTLICVLHIKG
- a CDS encoding MerR family transcriptional regulator; the encoded protein is MTTMLDIADVAAATGLSSRALRFYEARGLIRPLRTAGGRRVFGTGELERLHAIVALKRAGFTLAAIGRMLDRPDARLGPMIAAQAAVVETQRAALADTALFLRSIQSRIDAGERIDVATLCSLIRKGNIMTTTQWRAVIDRHFTDAEQAEWAERQAALPADFDQAAYQAQWTDLGQRIEAALPLDPASSEAQAFLAEWQALLAPFASVATPEMWAGAKRLHDSRAEWDGQADPGFSGAVWQFIQAADAAKRPD
- a CDS encoding GH25 family lysozyme, which encodes MRNRLILGALAMLVIAAMVTWRWSLGWHPDAARFPVQGLTVAAHDGTVDWGMVRARGADFAFITASSGTTRDPAFEGNWNGAHAVGLRHGALHVFSLCEPTADQVTAYLTTVPRAADALPAALALDFTDGCDARPTRAQVLTAIRGFLAPAEYHDGRPMVLRISPAFEDEYRVSEAIVRPLWATGRFREPDYLARPWRMWQANPARTIDGVAEPVAWSVAAP
- a CDS encoding cytidine deaminase, with the protein product MTDPAQLIAAARAAAAHAHAPYSRFAVGAALLMEDGSIVTGANFENASYGLSLCAETVAIASASAAGRLRQIVAIGVIGGAMDAEGIPTGTTPVSPCGRCRQVINEAAQMGGRDLPVHCGAAEGDAIRSYRLSELLPDAFGPADLGIG
- a CDS encoding tryptophan 7-halogenase; the protein is MTVHRILLCGDGLSARMALAALARHLPPSIAILWARAGDQRGSDLFYGNVTGPSAYAFNLTAGLDERRLTLDSTTAFSWGTRYADWGAGRSWMQSFALPFPVIDGVQFHHYLASAGADSIDPFVAGLQAARRGVFVHPPRAGANGAPHPLSRAEYGYQFDAQDYARLFDVPDRVERIGGAVASVEAADGRIAGVTMDDGRVVIADLYVDASGPEAQLLAALAGDRPSGRAIAIATSDLPADDQAPLRTVRVTSSGWESDTPLKGRTRRTVVGAVGEVAGTKATLGRRSLAWAGNCVGVGQAAGVVEPLTPAPMLLLERDIERLLALIPVTGGMAVEAAEYNRRFAEDYDHAALFQQAMFQAGGLPDGPYWQAARAEAVPERLERKLTMFERRGVLVAYDLEPFHPEDWLILHMGMGRRPARYDPLADRAERAQVTPFLSKMARTIEQGVATLPPARVYRAQLEQYLRKAAS
- the dcd gene encoding dCTP deaminase, with translation MTILSDHWIREQALATGMIEPFVESQRREGCISYGLSSYGYDARVSDEFKIFTNVDSAVVDPKDFAQNSFVDRKTNVCIIPPNSFALARTVEYFRVPRDVLVICLGKSTYARCGIIVNVTPLEPEWEGHVTLEFSNTTPLPAKIYANEGACQFLFLKGDRPCGTSYADRAGKYMGQRGVTLPRL
- a CDS encoding TonB-dependent receptor — encoded protein: MNAQRFRIRSGSAKCLLMATSALTLALMPSIASAQDAATDPEGEPTVTSQGPQTTTSDTEIVVTGIRAALESAKEIKRKSSTFVDSITASDIATLPDLSVAEAIGRIPGVTISRFPQGGASPDFPSPEGRGNLVRGLGFVRSEFNGRDAFSANGGRSLDFSSIPPELVGGVDVYKNQSADLIEGGIGGSINLRTLEPFDSKKDLFVVAVDGTYSDLRKKWSPQASITAGKRWNTGIGEFGILGSYSRSRLDSRIHGWQQNAPMPRVLNAAGQVPETTFTGANKVNEFAGVDPSQIVGITPGFQLRTNDVDRERISYYLAAQWRNDNVQLTGKYIRAENKINSIERTFEWFPEHDTGTTAGVSDIVLDKNWSTAGTSMCSGPGGFPSNPGDCERLIPIRGGLMESGYVTNNADSWTGARGSAVGSLGIGKIEEATTEDFSLNLKWNATDRLFITLDGQYTKADARQRSIWGGMNTYLNWKIRHDLDNPSIEFLIDPQHRFNPNQTRFTGDRDATATTPGVYIPTPTSTADFNGSSWQFAADQFQVGTGELKAFRGDLAYDVSGGEGLASWFDSVKFGARWSERSQINQEMALNWGSIAPAWDGRGGFAVAGTFQNPSQGFEAVNFADFFRGGVVQGANNAFVFVNQDLLSSYANFRNYLNTEPQLANGNYGWVPRGTSDGSRFGSPIFRPSDISDITEKTRNAYVRVDFKHEFDNGMSVDGNVGVRYVRTDLDSSGFQAFRPFVDDIQTPAVANGVRTRTDDAESRDDIRDFSPQTVAYAAQQAIARTLKLKDEHWLPSFNIKWNLNREMLIRGAFSKGLSRPNVQDLRAAQEYVVTINRLNFPQITDRNDPLFGIDRGAQNITPGEIRVSGGNPFLKPTTADSFDLSYEWYFKGGYLSVAGFYKDLRNIINNGSLPLGVLGGGGDQQVGSVTLDGRQVPIIYNGAVNQAKAKVKGIEIGYQQFFDFLPGPLKHLGFQGNYTFIDAKTTPPQNGVDSDGDGVPDDVITVFRWGVDDLLGQSKHIANAVAIYQDKVVEARLAYNWRSEYLTTYRDYVTGNPIYNSAAGFLDASLKFNIGNLQLRGSIANILDTKSKARSYIDASGQLYDRFSFLNDRRIVVGLLFRI